Part of the Haloarchaeobius litoreus genome is shown below.
GGCGAGGAACTGTCGTTCACCGCGTTCCTCGCGTGCTGCCTCGCGAGGGCCATCGAGTACCACCCGCGGGTCAACGCCTACCGGGACTGGCGCGGGCGACTCCACGTGTTCGAGGACGTCGACGTGAACGTGCTCGTCGAGACGACCGGGGGAGGCGGAGAACAACTGGGCGTCCCGCACGTGGTGCGGGCCGTGAACGACCGGTCGCTCCGGGCCGTCCACGACGAGATACGGGGGGCACAGTACTCGCAGAAGTCGACCGCGCTCTCGTGGGGCGAGCGGGCGGCGCTCCGTCTTCCGGGGGTCGTTCGACGGCTCGTCTGGCGACTGCCCCGGTGGTTCCCCCGACGCTGGAAGTTGCTCGCCGGGACGGTCGCCATCACGTCGGTCGGGATGTTCGGCGAGGGCGGCGGCTGGGCCGTGAGTCCGACGAACTACACCGTCCAGCTGACCGTCGGCGGCATCGCCGAGAAACCTCGGGTCGTGGACGGGGGACTGTCGACGCGCGAGCTGCTCTCGCTCACGGTGACGTTCGACCACGACGTCGTCGACGGGGCACAGGCCGCCCGGTTCGTCGATCGGCTCGTTGCGCTCATCGAGGACGGGTACGGGCTCCCGGCGGCGACGCAGGGGGCGACGCCGGAGGTGGAGTCCTCCCTGCGCTCGCGGCTGTCCTCGCTGGTCGACCGCGTAACCGGCCGGTGGTAGCGCCCGTCTCAGCCGAGGCTCCGTGCGAGCAGGTCGCGCCCACCGGCGAGCGGTGGCCCGTGTCCCGGACAGACGAACCGGACGTCGCCGAGCGCCTCGCACAGCGACCGGATGCTCTCGCGGACCTGAGCTGCGTCGTAGCTCGTGAACCTGCCGGTCGGCCTGAGTTCGTCACCGAGACCGTAGACCAGGTCGCCGAGGAACACCGTCTGCGTCCCCTCGTGGACGTAGGCGACGTGGCCGGGGGTGTGTCCGGGCGTGTGGTGGAC
Proteins encoded:
- a CDS encoding 2-oxo acid dehydrogenase subunit E2 — translated: MDERGEHVERLAPAHRATADYMQVAGGRSNVHGLVEVDVTEARRRIRQFETATGEELSFTAFLACCLARAIEYHPRVNAYRDWRGRLHVFEDVDVNVLVETTGGGGEQLGVPHVVRAVNDRSLRAVHDEIRGAQYSQKSTALSWGERAALRLPGVVRRLVWRLPRWFPRRWKLLAGTVAITSVGMFGEGGGWAVSPTNYTVQLTVGGIAEKPRVVDGGLSTRELLSLTVTFDHDVVDGAQAARFVDRLVALIEDGYGLPAATQGATPEVESSLRSRLSSLVDRVTGRW